The DNA region AACACATCTTTTCATTTGGagttcttttctttatttaatttttttcaagtctTTATAGCGAGGAGCTTGTAGCTTGATTTTATTATCTAAAGAAGCTCAGTCGATATAAAGTTTATgtcaatttttgagaaaattgtaAGTAAATGAGTGAGCGGTGATGCAATCAAGAAAATATAGAGATATTCCATTTGAGGAATATTTTTATGTTTCATTTGACCCTTTAATTTGTGTTTTGCTGATTCCATACGATAACACCTTTTGGTTACTAAAGTCTAAAATTGAAAAGGTTCTTAGAACTGCTGATCTAGCCTTATTGCTAGCAAGGCCAAAATTGTGAATACACTttcatcctttattttattttgggtaGAATATAtttggaagagctaaaaataTTTGTGAGAAACTGCcaagtggtggtggtggttgcaTTCCACTATCCAAACAAATTAAGAGTCTTTAATACAAGGAAAATGTTCATAAAATAGAATccggattcaaaatttaaaattagtGCTTGGGTGGGTGAATCTTATACATGCGTTtctactttttttcttcttaatttaattttctCAGACATCGATATAACTCATATAAGTTGCAAGTTAATTAAGTTTACTACAAATATGATCatttgactttttctttttgttggttACAGCTGAAGTAGAAGCAGCAAATGGGAGTAAGAGGAATAGAATGGATGGTCCAGATCAAATGAATTATACCCATGGAAACTTTCTTAAATACTATAATAATGGCAAAGCCTTCTTTGATGGCCATCCTAATTCGACAGTAACGACTAACTATTCGGACCTTGCCTCCAGGCCTACTATTTTTCCTCCTTCATGGTTCGTCTCAATTTTTAATTTAGTACTTTAACATGTTATAATTAATAAGTTGCATGTCTTATTTTTGGAGGCTACTAATTCTACTAAATTTATGAGCTGCATTATATAAGTTTGACTCTTTCTTAGTTAACTTATTAACAAGTGAAATTAGTAATTAGTAACATGAAAATAAGTGATAagagtaaattttttttacacTGATGGTACATATAAGTGCCAGCTAATTCTTGCTTAAAGCTCCCCTTGATTATGCATAGACACTTGAAAGGAACGGTTAGTACTAACTCACCCTTCCCACTTGTGTTAATTGAACAGGAAACATATGCAAGAGATGAGGGAAAATAAGATCACGGGATTCGAAGGAGCATCCGATCCTAACACTATGTTCAAGGATTTTTTCAATGGTTGCAATGTTCAAGTAATTAACGAAATCCTTAGCTTTTTTAAGTTAACTTCCTTAATACAATTACAGTAGTTTAATAGAttggtttgactacttaactaattagatttatattcttTTGCTTTTTGCAGGATGGCAATAGGAACAAAATGGTACGACAATATGGTAGCAGTACTTTGTCAAATAAGAGTGCATTTTCAATTATTGAAACAGCTGAAGAGGAAGACTCTGGTAGCACTCTGACGTTGTCCTTAGGAGCATCTGCCAGTTTAGATATGACTAATATCTCTCTTGAGCTCACCCTTGGTTAAATTCCTCATTATTTGACTCTCTTTTTGTGGGCTAGTCCAACGAAGTAATCTTCTTCTTGTTCAAACTAGCTAGGTTAGAACTTTGTAACTTAATCAGTTTTTCTAATCTATAGACTGACCAATATCTGTCCTATAATCATGATATAGTACATAATGTACGGCTTTTAactttatggatattgttgaaaTATTTAATCATCTTAtctaaaatttaaagttgttaaaaacacatttttatgtttttagtcatattttataacacgtCCCTTCACGTTTgggcttatttttttttttttttaatgagccaaacatgtgaattttttttgtttgataatgGATGGTGGTGAGACTTCAACTTAGGACCTTGTCCGCTCTGATCTATGCCACGTTAAAGAGTGAGATTATttatctaaaaatttaagttattaaaaagatCATAATTTTATATTCTTAATTATATCTTCAACAATGGACAAAACGGTAAGTAGAAATGTTTTGGGTGATTGAGGACTTATACGCGCACGAAAACAGTATGAAGTTGTTAACACTAAATAGGATAAGACCTTCAACGAGAAGTAATGGGAAAAATATTGAACGTTATAAGTTTTAGTAATTGATTTGTTTGCTGTGTGTTAAGACTTAGGTTGATCATGAAGTCGAGAAGGTGTTAATTAAAGTACATCTCTATAGAAGGATGTAGTTGGCTTTTTCTTCCCCTCTCTAATACATGATTATATTACACGCAACATGCATGAGTTAGTGATATTCCTACCtttcaaatttttcattatTGTAGCAAATTCTGGACACCTATATAACTTGAGCCTGCAAACCCAAAGTTTCTCACACTCAAAATTACAGTATTTAACTCTCTAGTACTTCTACTAGTTAAAATGGCAACAAAGATTCTCGTTATTGTTCTCATTATCACCAGTTTTGTTGCTTACCCTACAAGCGCGAGGAGCCTATTAATGACAATGAAGGCAAAAGCAGCAGCTGATGAGCAGAAGGAATATTTTCGACACCCTTTACCACCTTTTTTTGGCGGTTTTGGTGGTATGAGAGGTGGAATTAGGCCTCCATTTGGTTTAGGAGCAGGTATTGGTGGACTTGGTGGTGGTATTGGAGGTGCATTTGGAAGTGGTTTTGGCCCTTTTATTGGAGGTGGTGGAACAAGTAGTGTTGCAGGTGGAGCTGGAACTGGAACAGGATTTGGTTCTAGTATTAATGAAGGATTTGGTGACAATGGTGGCAATAATCCTAATAATGAAAATGGTGCAGTTGGTGCAGGTGACCTAGTTGAAGGAGGTGATGCAGCAATTGGACATGACCTGCCTTGAACTTGAACTAACAAACTTTGTATTTAATTTCTATGAACTAGAACAaataatataatagtaataactTCAAATTGCACCTAGGAGAACTAATTAACTATGTTCTTTTTCCCCAATATTTCTAAGTTATTCGAATGCTGCTGTAGCACGAAATTTCGTAAGTCAGATCTCTAGTTATTTTCTGATCAGTGTGCAAGTTCAATGATCCTTCCGTTCAATTCTTGGTTGCTCGATAAGCGAAACtcggtgtcttttctttctttttttgattttcctcttctttttcaacTCCAAGTAAATCAGAATTGTCTCTGGCTTCACCGTATCACACAAATGTCACAAATCTAAATAGAAATTTGAGGAGACGGAGAGGAGCTACTTCCATGAGCTATAGACTTTTGTTAAGGTGAGCAAGACGAAAACAGTGACCCTCCAAATTGTGTCATTTGCACTTGCGTCCTTATTTTGTGCTGAACCTCATAATAAATAACTTTATCGCGGGGCATAAGTTTgtattttcgcatcataatatcagGAAATTATGCCCTGCATGATTAAAGAAGTTCGATTGCTAAagggaaaaataataattaaagactAGCtcaggcaaaaattaaagaccagcgcatttgaaggacaattcgtttaatttcttcctccaaattccagtACTTGGTACTTGCCCTAGGTAGATTCATGTTCCAAATGGGCTAACAAATGGGCCTTATGTATCCTGGATGGGGCTAACATGTGAGGATGAAACCCAATTAATCCCCTCGCTTGTTCTGATTGGTaccgggcaattcgcagaattgcccttcttttggggtggtctttaaattttgcccttcatattcaaatgtttaaattttcgctttcgctaacacccataggttccggttcgaacccacgcgcgtcaaaattttaaaaaaattcgcaaggcggttttaaatttcgctatgccgctaacaaagatacacttgttaaggaattacacattttatgccggacccgatactatgccttatgggcgagaattggcataagtatgcggtcccagataactttgataattccttcacaaagttatgcttaggtgggcatacttttaatggcaAACTTTTATCTTGGGACcggataactttgtgaaggaattatcaaagttatatggaccgatacttatgccaagtccgcctataaggcataagtatgccggtccgcataactttgataattccttcacaaagttatgcggtgggggcatacttttaacgggcaaacttttatgcggaccgaTAACTTTcagaaggaattatcaaagttatgcgatCTCTAAGATACTTATCCCAAGTCCGCCACAAGGCCTAAGTATCTtagggtccgcataactttgaattccttaacaaaagtatcttGCCGGTCcgatagcgaaatttaaacttgccttgcgatttttttttaaaattttgactcgcgcgtgggttcgaaacctggaacctatgggtgttagccgaagggcaaattttaaagatttcaaatatgaggggcaaaatttaaagaccaccccaaacgaagggcactccgcgcaaaaaaatgattggTACCTGGAAGAGTTCCTCTAATCTCCCACATTTCCAAAATCTCAACCAATTTTATGATCGCTTCAAATCAATCAGCTGTAAAAAGGGAAGAATTGACTGGCCTGAAAATCATCTAGAGCTAGGTAAGTATTTACAAGTTGGCAATCAAGAAAAAACGGTGcctaatttttaaaaatcggtCAAATTAAGCGTGCAAAAGTTCTCTAGCATGCCACTGAATGAATTTTAAATTCTCTTGGTTTTGGCAGTCCAACAATTCTTGCCTGCAATTCTAAGGAAAAATCCTTTCAAATATAGTGTCAAAGACAATAATTGAAAGCCAGGTATGCATAATCTATACATAATTAGACGGTTTAATCACGgagattttctttgattaaattaCTGATTTGCTAATCCACTACAAataatctattttttttctaagaaagaatgattaagAAAAACACAAAGGTACATttatttaagggaaaagggtcaaaaatacctctCTACTTtaggaaaagggctaaaaatattttCCGTTATAAATTtaggtcaaaaatacccttcctgtcattaaagttttcaaatacaCCCCTGTCTtaacggaggatatttttagcccttttccctttatttaatGTTCCGACGCCGCTCTACAGCCAGACATAGTGTACCCTTTTGTTTATCAATTTAATTAGC from Lycium ferocissimum isolate CSIRO_LF1 chromosome 2, AGI_CSIRO_Lferr_CH_V1, whole genome shotgun sequence includes:
- the LOC132048254 gene encoding putative two-component response regulator ARR19 — translated: MMKGLELDLSENSSKNSPCLSMGIGEQPIILENSNNNKSSPGVRPYLRSKMPRLRWTHDLHRSFVHAVERLGGEDRATPKMVLQLMDVKGLTISHVKSHLQMYRSMKHEQMMQAEVEAANGSKRNRMDGPDQMNYTHGNFLKYYNNGKAFFDGHPNSTVTTNYSDLASRPTIFPPSWKHMQEMRENKITGFEGASDPNTMFKDFFNGCNVQDGNRNKMVRQYGSSTLSNKSAFSIIETAEEEDSGSTLTLSLGASASLDMTNISLELTLG
- the LOC132047806 gene encoding glycine-rich protein 23-like, with translation MATKILVIVLIITSFVAYPTSARSLLMTMKAKAAADEQKEYFRHPLPPFFGGFGGMRGGIRPPFGLGAGIGGLGGGIGGAFGSGFGPFIGGGGTSSVAGGAGTGTGFGSSINEGFGDNGGNNPNNENGAVGAGDLVEGGDAAIGHDLP